Proteins from one Xenopus tropicalis strain Nigerian chromosome 1, UCB_Xtro_10.0, whole genome shotgun sequence genomic window:
- the rhoh gene encoding rho-related GTP-binding protein RhoH, whose protein sequence is MNSIKCVLVGDAAVGKTALLVRFTSEAFPDSYRPTVYENTGVDVYMDGVQISLGLWDTAGNDAFRSIRPLSLQNADIVLLCFSVANHTSFLNVRNKWIGEVRQHLPRIPVLVVATQTDQRELDHMRLPCINSIDGKQLAQDVRAKGYLECSALSNRGVQQVFECAVRTAINQAKKRARRHRFLSQECKIF, encoded by the coding sequence ATGAATTCCATAAAGTGTGTACTGGTGGGCGATGCTGCTGTCGGTAAGACAGCCCTTCTTGTACGCTTCACATCAGAGGCATTCCCTGATTCATACAGACCCACAGTCTATGAGAACACAGGAGTGGATGTCTATATGGATGGTGTACAGATCAGCCTTGGACTATGGGACACGGCAGGGAACGACGCGTTCAGAAGCATTCGTCCTCTTTCCCTTCAGAATGCAGACATTGTGTTACTGTGTTTTTCAGTGGCCAACCACACCTCATTTTTAAATGTAAGGAATAAGTGGATTGGTGAAGTGAGACAGCACTTGCCTCGTATTCCTGTGCTTGTGGTGGCAACTCAGACTGACCAGAGGGAACTGGACCACATGCGACTTCCTTGCATTAACTCAATAGATGGCAAGCAACTAGCCCAGGATGTCCGAGCCAAAGGCTACTTGGAGTGTTCGGCTCTCAGTAACAGAGGAGTCCAGCAGGTATTTGAGTGCGCAGTTAGGACAGCGATTAACCAGGCGAAGAAGAGGGCCAGGCGGCACCGTTTCCTGTCCCAAGAATGCAAAATCTTTTGA